The genomic DNA CGCTGCGATATTCGTCGAACTGCTCCCGGAGCGCCTTGAAAGGCGAGCCTGGCAATGCGGCGATTGCGCACCCCAGGCTGTCCAGGATGTTCCGCTTCAGCAAGTGCCGGGTCTGCGGCGTGAGATGACTGACGTGCGCGACGTCGGCAAACCGGCCGATACGTTCGACAGCGGTAAGAGTGCTCATGGCTTGAAGGTCTCGCGTGAAGAACGGGTGACTCAATGTCGCACCGCTCACTGCGGAGATCAAGCGAAGGGTTTGGATACCGCTATCTGTTGCGCTGATAGTGGCGACACGTTTTCAGGCATTACTTTTCGCCTACAAAACACTACACAGGCGATGTACGGCAGACACAAATCAGATACATGCGCACGTTTCAATCTTTCGTCGCTCATCCTCGAAGAGATTGATTATCGTGTCAGAAGAATTATCTAATCGCCGCCGCTTTATGTTCGCGGCAGCGGCAAGCGTCGCAACGTTGACGACGCTCGGCAACGTGTCGCAAGTGCTCGCTGCATCAACGACTGCAACGCCGCTAACAACACTTCCTGTACGCCAGGTTCACACGGACCTGCTCGACATCGGCTATCACGAAGCGGGACCCGCCGAAGGCCGTCCCATCATTCTTCTCCACGGCTTTCCGTACGACATTCACAGCTACGCGGATGTCGCGCCCATGCTCGCAACGCAAGGCTTTCGCGTGATCGTGCCGTATCTGCGCGGCTTCGGAACGACGCGCCTGCTGTCCGTGGATACGCCGCGCGCCGGTCAACAGGCGGCTGTCGGCCAGGACGTGATCGAACTGATGAATGCACTGGATATTCCCGAGGCCGTGCTTGCCGGATACGATTGGGGTGGACGTGCGGCTTGCGTCGTCGCTGCAATCAAGCCTTCGCGCTGCGTCGGCCTTGTTTCAGTGAACAGCTATCTGATCCAGGATATCGCCAAAGCGGGCGCACCGCTGCCACCTGGCATCGAACGCGGTCTCTGGTATCAGTACTATTTTCAGACCGAACGCGGCCGCGCAGGGCTAGAAGCCAATCGACGCGAGCTTGCGCACATTCTGTGGAAGAACAATTCGCCGACGTGGCATTTCGACGAAGCGACCTTCGAGCGCTCGGCGAAAGCATTCGACAATCCGGACTTCGTGGATATCGTCATCCATTCATACCGGCATCGACGTGGCCTTGCAGAGGGCTATCCGCAGTACGACGAGATCGAGAAGAAGCTCGCATCGATTCCACCTATTACTGTGCCGGCTATCACACTGGATGGCCTCGCGGACGGCGTGATCCCCGCCACCGATGGCCACGCATCTGCAGCGAAGTTCACCGGCCCGCGCATTCACCGACAGATTCCGAATGCGGGCCACAACCTGCCGCAGGAAGCGCCCAAAGCGTTTGCCGATGCTTGCGCGGAACTCGCACGCACCGGCAAATGGAGAACCTGAGTTTTATCGTGCAATCCGCGCCGATGTTTTCCGGCGCTTTTGTTGCACACCGCTTGCCGTCATCAGGTCGCACTGAACGGGGTGAGTGATTTCCGTTGCGAGCCCGCCCGCGAGAAAGAAGAAGATTGCCAAAAGCCGTTTCATGATTGCCTCCAACATTGAGTCACGCCTTTGTTATAGCGCAGAACATGCGCCCATTTGTGTCCCAATGTATCGAAGCACCCCACTGATACAAGTCGATTCAAACACGCGACACGGCGACACAGCAGAGATACGCGCGGACGTTCAAATACAGCCATGTCTTCCAATCAAAGGACGCTGACATGCTCTCCCGAATCAAAACCCTGACTACCGTCGTTGCCATTGCCGCCGTTGCCGGTCTCGGCGCACTGGTCGCCAACAGCGGCGCCGCGACGGCCGTTCCTGCCGAAGCCAATCGCGTAGCACCGGAATTCGCTGGAATCGATCAATGGCTGAATTCACCGCCTCTGACCATGCAGCAACTGCGCGGGAAAGTCGTGCTCGTCGATTTCTGGACGTACACGTGCGTCAACTGCGTCAATACGCTGCCGCATGTCGAGAAGCTGTATCAGAAGTACAAGGATCAAGGCCTTGTCGTGGTCGGCGTGCATACGCCTGAATACGCGTTCGAGCGCGAGACGAAAAAGGTCAAGGCGGCGATTGCCGAATACGGGCTGCATTACCCCGTCGCGCAGGACAACCAGTACGCGACGTGGAACGCTTATGGCAACCAATACTGGCCGGCCGTCTATCTGATCGACAAGCAGGGGCACATCGTCTATAGCCATTTCGGCGAAGGCGATTACGACAAGACGGAAGCAGCCGTCCGCGAGCAACTGGCGCGCGCGGGTTGATCTTGGCTGATGTCGCTAAAGCGCGGCGGGTGCGCCGCGCCATCCGATCAAAATGCGCTGCGATACGCGTACAGTCCCGGCAGTCCGCCCGTCATCAGGAACACGACCTTCGAGCCTGGCGCGAACGTTTTGCTTCTGATGTCGTGCAGCAGGCCGGCGAACGCTTTCCCGCTATATACGGGGTCCAGAAACAGGCCCTCGACGCTCGCCAGAAGCCGCACGGCTTCACGCATCGCGTCGGTGGGGATGCCGTAGCCTTCGCCGCGCTGTCCGTCCTGAACGATCACGCTAGCGTCGGAAAGCACCGCATCGGGCCGCAGCAGCGCAAGCGTCTCCTTCGCCTTCAACCGCGTATTGGACAAGGTGTTCTCATGCGTCGCCAGAACATTATGCGAGACGACACGGGTCGGGTCCTCGCCCATCGCCAGCAAGCCGGCGACAAGACCCGCCTGCGTGCCGCCGCTGCCGTTCGGCACGGCAATGCGGTCGAACGAAACACCCAGCGCGCGCGACTGTTCGAGAATTTCCGCCGCGCACGCCGCATAACCAAGATTGCCGACAGCCGACGATCCGCCCAGCGGCGCGAGATACACCTTGTGTCCGGCCTTGCGCAATTCGTCCGCGCGACTCTGCGCGAACGCCATCGCGTCGGCACTGCCGGGCAAATCGTGAATGCGCGCGCCGAGCAGCGAGTCGAGCAGCACGTTGCCATTGTGGACGTAATCGTCGTCTTCGCGCGGCACCATGCGCGTCAGCACGACCTCGCACGCAAGGCCCGCACGCGCCGCCGCCGCGGCCGTGAGCCGCGCGTGATTCGACTGGCGCGCGCCCACCGTGATGACCGTGTCCGCGCCCTGCGCGAGCGCTTCGCCCAACAGGAACTCGAGCTTCCTGAGCTTGCTGCCGCCACCGCCGAGGCCCGTGACGTCGTCGCGCTTGACGTAGATGTCCACGTCACCGAGCAGCTTGCTCAAGCGGCTGAGATGCTGGATCGGCGTGGGCCCTTCGATCAATGCGTAACGAGGAAAGGCGGTGAGATCGAGAGCGGGTGCGTTCGACATGCGGAAATCTCCAGGTGTTCGGCGTACTTTGTCGCGCAGATGTTAACGCATCGTCGCGCGCTTCGCATGCGCCGTTCAACAGCCATCAATCCCCGAAAATATTGAACATCAGGAAACAATCGATGACCACATTATTCGCGTTTGCACGCGCTTTTGCGGGCTCATGGCCCGGCTTTCCGCTCTCGCTCTCCCAATCCAGCAAGATTCTTGAGTATCACGCCATTCCGTTTTTACATATATATCGCACGCGATTTACTCGCAACCGATTGACAAATTCAGAGAGCCCAGTATCATCTCGCATCTGATTACATCGCATGCGATTTAGTTATTTCTGACCACCTGACCGTCACACCACCGGAGATGAATATGAAAAGCACTCGCGCAGCACTCGCCGCCACGTTCGCCCTTTCGCTCACTGTCCTCGCCACCAGCGCACATGCCGGCTCCGAACAGGCCAAGCCTCAAGAGAAATGCTTCGGCGTGTCGCTCGCCGGCAAGAACGATTGCGCAGCCGGCCCCGGCACGAGCTGCGCAGGCACGTCGAAGGTCGACTATCAGGGCGACGCGTTCGTCATGGTCGACAAGGGCACCTGCACGACGATCAAGACGCCGAAGGGCTACGGCGCGCTGAAGGCGAAGTCATGATGCTGCACTCCCAAACCCGCGACGCGCGCGTTTCCCGCTCGTCCCTCGCGAATCAAGGGGGCGTGGGGGCACTCCGCGCAGCCGTCATCGAACGCCTGTCGCGCGCGCTTTCGCCCTCGCTATTGTTGCTGGTGGCGCGCTTCGGTATCGCTGCGACCTTCTTTCTGTCGGGACGCACGAAAGTCACGGGCCTGCTGACGATCAAGCCGTCGACGTACGCCCTGTTCAGCTCGGAATACGCACTGCCGCTGATTCCGCCGGAGCTGGCCGCGCATCTCGCCACGTATGCGGAACACCTGTGCCCGATCCTGCTCGTGCTCGGCTTGTGTACGCGCTCCGCCGCGTTGGTGCTGCTGGGCATGACGGCCGTGATCGAGATCTTCGTCTATCCCGATGCATGGCCGACGCATCTGACGTGGGCAGGTCTGCTTCTTCCGCTGATCGCGCATGGCGCAGGCAGATGGTCGGTCGATCATCTGCTGGGCCGCTCGCGCACCGCGGACTAACCGAACCCTCGTCACCCGATATCCACAACACGGCCCGCGTGGCCTCCATTCGAAAACACTATGCGCATTCTTTCGACTTTGACCCTCGCCGCGGCAGCGTTCGCCGTTTCAGGCGCAGCATTCGCCGCAACGCCGGACGGACCGGCGGGCGTGAAGAACATCGTGATCGTTCACGGTGCGTTCACCGACGGCTCCGGCTGGCGCGCGGTACACGACATCCTGATCCATAAGGGCTACAACGTCCGCATCGTCCAGCAGCCGATGACGACGCTCGAAGAAGACGTCGCCGCGACCAACAACGCCGTCATCGGACAAACAGGCCCCGTGGTGCTCGTCGGCCATGGCTACGGCGGCTCGGTCATCACAGAAGCGGGCGCGCGTCCCAAGGTGAAGGCGCTGGTCTACGTCGCCGCGTTTCAGCCCGATGTCGGCGAAAGCGTGAATCAGCTGGCGGGCTCGATGCCGAAGCTCACCGACGGCGTGCAGAAGACCATCGACGGTCACTACTACTTCGACCCCGCCAAATACGGCACGGACTACGCCGGCGATCTCGTGTCGAACCGCACCGACTTCATGGCCGTTTCGCAAGTGCCCGCCACCGTCGCCGACTTTGCCTCCGCGCCATTCACGGTCGCATGGCACAACAAGCCGACCTACGGCATCGTCGCGACCGACGACCGCGTGATCAACCCCGACCTGCAACGCTGGATGTACAAGCGTGCGGGCTCGAAGGTCACGGAAGTAAAGGCAAGCCATGCCATCGAGATTTCGCAGCCTGAAGCGGTCGCGAAGGTCATCGAAGAAGCCGCGCTGCACGCGAAATAAACGCAAAGCCATTTTCCAATCGCATTTCACTCAACCCACCATGGAGCAACCATGAACAGCAACGTCAAATCCCGCGTCAGCTTCGCTGCAGCCGCAGCCCTCCTCGCCATCGCATCGGCCACCGTCGCGACCTCCGCGAGCGCCGCCACGGGCGAGCAACCCGGCCGCTGCTACGGCGTCAACGCATGCAAGGGCCAGGCGCTGTGCGCGACGGCTCACAACGACTGCAAGGGCCTCAACAGCTGCAAGGGCAAGGGTGTAGTCGTGAAGACGCCGAGCGAATGCCTGTCGCTGGGCGGCACGCTGACCGAGCCGAAGTAAGTCATGCTAGCGCTGGCCCGGCTATGCGTCGCCGG from Paraburkholderia terrae includes the following:
- a CDS encoding alpha/beta fold hydrolase codes for the protein MFAAAASVATLTTLGNVSQVLAASTTATPLTTLPVRQVHTDLLDIGYHEAGPAEGRPIILLHGFPYDIHSYADVAPMLATQGFRVIVPYLRGFGTTRLLSVDTPRAGQQAAVGQDVIELMNALDIPEAVLAGYDWGGRAACVVAAIKPSRCVGLVSVNSYLIQDIAKAGAPLPPGIERGLWYQYYFQTERGRAGLEANRRELAHILWKNNSPTWHFDEATFERSAKAFDNPDFVDIVIHSYRHRRGLAEGYPQYDEIEKKLASIPPITVPAITLDGLADGVIPATDGHASAAKFTGPRIHRQIPNAGHNLPQEAPKAFADACAELARTGKWRT
- a CDS encoding thioredoxin family protein, with the translated sequence MLSRIKTLTTVVAIAAVAGLGALVANSGAATAVPAEANRVAPEFAGIDQWLNSPPLTMQQLRGKVVLVDFWTYTCVNCVNTLPHVEKLYQKYKDQGLVVVGVHTPEYAFERETKKVKAAIAEYGLHYPVAQDNQYATWNAYGNQYWPAVYLIDKQGHIVYSHFGEGDYDKTEAAVREQLARAG
- a CDS encoding D-cysteine desulfhydrase family protein; amino-acid sequence: MSNAPALDLTAFPRYALIEGPTPIQHLSRLSKLLGDVDIYVKRDDVTGLGGGGSKLRKLEFLLGEALAQGADTVITVGARQSNHARLTAAAAARAGLACEVVLTRMVPREDDDYVHNGNVLLDSLLGARIHDLPGSADAMAFAQSRADELRKAGHKVYLAPLGGSSAVGNLGYAACAAEILEQSRALGVSFDRIAVPNGSGGTQAGLVAGLLAMGEDPTRVVSHNVLATHENTLSNTRLKAKETLALLRPDAVLSDASVIVQDGQRGEGYGIPTDAMREAVRLLASVEGLFLDPVYSGKAFAGLLHDIRSKTFAPGSKVVFLMTGGLPGLYAYRSAF
- a CDS encoding BufA1 family periplasmic bufferin-type metallophore, producing MKSTRAALAATFALSLTVLATSAHAGSEQAKPQEKCFGVSLAGKNDCAAGPGTSCAGTSKVDYQGDAFVMVDKGTCTTIKTPKGYGALKAKS
- a CDS encoding DoxX family protein, which codes for MMLHSQTRDARVSRSSLANQGGVGALRAAVIERLSRALSPSLLLLVARFGIAATFFLSGRTKVTGLLTIKPSTYALFSSEYALPLIPPELAAHLATYAEHLCPILLVLGLCTRSAALVLLGMTAVIEIFVYPDAWPTHLTWAGLLLPLIAHGAGRWSVDHLLGRSRTAD
- a CDS encoding alpha/beta hydrolase, which translates into the protein MRILSTLTLAAAAFAVSGAAFAATPDGPAGVKNIVIVHGAFTDGSGWRAVHDILIHKGYNVRIVQQPMTTLEEDVAATNNAVIGQTGPVVLVGHGYGGSVITEAGARPKVKALVYVAAFQPDVGESVNQLAGSMPKLTDGVQKTIDGHYYFDPAKYGTDYAGDLVSNRTDFMAVSQVPATVADFASAPFTVAWHNKPTYGIVATDDRVINPDLQRWMYKRAGSKVTEVKASHAIEISQPEAVAKVIEEAALHAK